Proteins encoded within one genomic window of Candidatus Methylomirabilis tolerans:
- the rsmA gene encoding 16S rRNA (adenine(1518)-N(6)/adenine(1519)-N(6))-dimethyltransferase RsmA codes for MPSRLSGVEKARPCLTSGTGHSNRPPSLGYETRALLRQYHLLPKRGLGQSFLVSPTIRDLIFCAAEVKPDDRVVEIGPGTGVLTEGLAERAGGLIAIERDPGLHRLLTERLGDRPRVSLICADALSFDFASVLDTMLPKHKQAKLISNLPYSVATPLLLQLIPLRRCFSFLLVMVQREVAQRLLATPGAEGYSALTLRCHYEADVSVVAQVPRTAFYPRPAVDSTIVRLDLLSGPRISVQSPELLFRVVRAAFGQRRKMLRNALLHADIMTEPTAMERTLMDAGIDPKRRGETLSLDEFARLADRVFAMGAISPQQALSGEEDLARN; via the coding sequence ATGCCCTCCCGTTTATCGGGCGTGGAGAAAGCCCGCCCCTGCCTTACAAGCGGGACCGGCCATTCGAATCGGCCGCCATCTCTTGGATACGAGACCCGCGCGCTACTCCGCCAATACCATCTACTGCCGAAACGAGGCCTCGGGCAAAGTTTCCTCGTCTCCCCTACAATTCGCGATCTGATCTTTTGCGCGGCTGAGGTGAAGCCGGATGATCGCGTGGTGGAGATCGGTCCCGGTACCGGTGTCCTGACCGAGGGTCTTGCTGAACGGGCGGGTGGGCTGATCGCCATCGAGCGGGATCCTGGGCTCCATCGGCTGTTGACGGAACGTCTCGGGGATCGCCCCAGGGTTTCATTGATCTGCGCTGACGCCCTCAGCTTCGATTTCGCGAGCGTTCTCGATACAATGCTCCCGAAGCATAAACAAGCGAAGCTAATTTCAAATCTTCCTTATTCGGTGGCCACTCCCCTGCTCCTTCAATTGATCCCGTTGCGGCGGTGTTTCTCCTTCCTCCTGGTGATGGTGCAGCGAGAGGTGGCACAGCGACTTCTGGCGACCCCAGGCGCAGAGGGGTACAGCGCCTTGACGCTCCGTTGTCACTACGAAGCGGATGTCTCAGTAGTGGCGCAGGTCCCGCGAACGGCTTTCTATCCAAGACCCGCAGTTGATTCGACTATTGTTCGTCTCGATCTGCTCTCCGGGCCCAGGATATCAGTACAATCACCTGAGCTACTGTTTCGCGTCGTCCGAGCTGCCTTCGGACAGCGCAGGAAGATGCTGCGTAATGCGTTGCTGCACGCCGACATCATGACGGAGCCCACAGCCATGGAGCGAACCCTGATGGACGCGGGCATCGATCCGAAGCGCCGCGGCGAAACCCTGAGCCTCGATGAATTCGCTCGGCTCGCTGATCGTGTGTTTGCGATGGGCGCTATCTCACCTCAACAGGCCCTTTCGGGAGAAGAAGATC